From the Winogradskyella forsetii genome, the window GAGCAATATATGAAGTTGTTGATTGGGCTTCTATATTATCTGGAATACCATCATTATCTGAATCAATATCCCTTAAATCTGGAATTGAATCATTATCGGTATCATTGCTACAATTAATGCCATAACCGTTAGCAAAAAAAAATGTTGCACCGTAAACTTTTTGAGTAACCTCAATAGTATTGGTTGCCAACGCATTATACGTTATGGTGTTAAATTGCGGATGGGCAGCATCAATAATTAAATCTTCCAAAGGTGCCGATACAGTGCGCTTTCCTTGCATAGTTACTTCTCCTGAAGGGTCTATAAAAATGGTAAGTGATACAAAGAGTGGATTAGCATTGTTATAATTTTGCGGCCAAATGTTGGAATTACCTGATTGTCCATACGTCGTATTATCAGAGGCAAAACGAATTAAGGATTCACCGGAAGCGTATGACGTTGGCGAAAATTGAAGTTCATCTGGTACTAATGCAGTGCCATTGATTATTAAGTTAAAACTATTATCTATGGATGTAACTTCAAAGTAGTAACCGTTAGTAGATTCAGAAAGCGTAAAAGTTTGACTATTACCATTCCTGATGGAAAAATTAGTTATATCCACTTTTGCGCACTCATCCAAATCTAAGATTCCATCGTTATCATCATCTAAATCTACATGATCCGCAATGTTGTCACCGTCCGTATCTAACAGATTTAATTCGCCTCCAATATTGATAACATAATCTTCTACCTCACCGTTGGTATATCCAAAATCGCAAGCAGTAAAGTTAGTATTGGAGCCGCCTCTAAGACCAATACGCACTTTTGACAGAGCTTCATCTGCATTGGCTGGTAACGTGATATTAATAGGCACTTCAACAACTTTATTCCCAGCCACGCTATTGCTGTCTTGAAATGTGAATAAATAACGTTCGCCAGGATCGTTAAAATCATCATCCATACTTTCATTTAAGTTAATCCATATTGCAATGGTATTTGTGTTGGTATTCCAGCCATTTAAGGTGACGCTAATGGTTCCTGTAAGTGGTTGGCCAATGGGAATGTTTTCTGAAGAAAAGTCGGAATAATTGGTAAAATCACCTGTTCCACCAGTACTAGTGTTATCTATTCCTGCAAAATTAACATTAGAAATAAACAGTGTATTGTAGCCACCTATATTTATGGTTTCGCAAAAATTTGGGGCTGTATCTCCGGGATCATTATCTGATATAAAATTAACCATGTAATCCTCAACCTCTCCGGTTTGATAGTTATAATTACACGATGTGAAGTTGGTAGTATTGCCAGATCTTAATCCTACACGCATTCTTGCATTACCAGCTTGGGCATTGATGGGTATTGGAATGCTAATGGGTACAGTTACATTTTTTAGTCCACCAACGTTATTATTATCTTGAAATGTAAACAGAAACCGTTCGCCAGGGTCTTCGAAATCATCATCAATTTCATTAAAATTAAACCATACCGCAACGGTACCTATATTTGTATTCCATCCATTTATAGTAACAGTAATTGCACCTGTTATTGTCTCACCTGCATTTATATCAGTTGGAGTGACTGCAGTGTAGTCCGCAAATGCTCCAATAGCGCCAGAACTACTGTTATTAATGGTTCCAATGTTTACATTAGAAATATGGTACGTCCAATTATTATATACGCCAATATTATTCGGCGTACAGTATTGTGCATATAACTCTGATGGGTAAAAGGAAATAAAAAGAAGTAAAACTAAAATTCCACGGTATAACCTAGTGTAATTTGTTTTCATAAGTAGGGTATTTTATTAAAACTAATTAAGCGATCTGAGGGGGAATCTTATAAACGTAAAAACGATTGGATTGGTTTTATATATTAAAAAAAATCGGATTAAATGTTATTTATATTCGATGAACGACAATATTAAGTCATCTATTTCACTTTTCCAAACAATTAGCTAAAATATTTAGATTGAAATGAAATATAACTTTAAAATATTAAGGAAAACCTTGATAAATGTTAGTTTTAACTGATATAGACTGTTTGTTTAAGTGTATTTAAAAGCCTAGGGTATTTTGACGAAACTAATTTTGAATGCCCTAGCCTGAGTTTAAAAACTACCTAAGATAAAATATCTGAAATAATGGCACATTTAATCTTTACCTGCTTTAAGGATGGTCGGCAGGCTCTAAGGAATAGAAAGTGAATTATTTAAAAAAAAATTCTTGTGGGATGAAATCAAACCAAAAACCCAACTAAATCCTCAATCTTAGAAATCAGTTGAACCTTAATCACGGTATTCTTCAAAGCAATTTTATTGTATTTAGACACAAAAATGGATGAAAACCCCAATTTTTCAGCTTCCAGAATACGTTGCTCTACACGTTGTACAGGCCGTATTTCACCAGATAAACCAACCTCGGCCGCAAAACAATAATCACTTGGCAACGCCACATCTTCATTAGAGGAGAGGATAGAAGCAACGACCGCCAAATCTATGGCAGGATCATCAACTGTGATGCCTCCTGTGATGTTTAAAAAGACATCTTTTGCTCCCAAACGGAAACCGGCTCGTTTTTCCAAAACGGCTAACAACATGTTCAAACGTTTGGCATTAAAACCTGTGGCTGAGCGTTGAGGTGTTCCATAAACTGCGGTGCTGACGAGAGCTTGTACTTCAATCATTAATGGTCGCAAGCCTTCTAATGTTGCGGCAATGGCATTTCCAGATAGTTCTCCATCTTTTTCTGAAATTAATATTTCGGATGGATTGGAAACTTCGCGTAATCCTGAACCTTGCATTTCATAAATGCCTAATTCATTAGTTGACCCGAATCTGTTTTTGTTGGCTCGGAGGATTCTGAATACATGATTTCGATCGCCTTCAAACTGAAGAACCGTATCTACCATATGTTCTAATATTTTTGGGCCTGCTATATGACCATCTTTAGTAATATGTCCAATTAACAAAACTGGTGTCGCTGTTTCTTTGGCGAATTTAATGAGTTCCGTAGTGCATTCTTTTATTTGGGAAATGCTGCCAGCTGAAGATTCAATATAATCACTATGTAAGGTCTGAATAGAATCGATCACCACAATATCTGGCTCTAAGGCTTCTATTTGCTTAAAAATATTCTGGGTTTTGGTTTCTGTAAGAATATAACAGTTGCTGCTAGAAGGATTAATGCGTTCCGCACGCATTTTTATTTGTTTTTGGCTTTCCTCGCCTGAAACATAAAGTGTTTTGTATTCTAATTTTAATGCTATTTGAAGTAATAACGTACTTTTTCCAATGCCAGGTTCTCCTCCTAAAAGGGTTAAGGATCCATTGACCATTCCACCTCCAAGTACACGATTAAATTCTGCATCTTGCATATTTAGACGTGCTTCTTGAGACGTATCAATTTCGTTTATCAATAAAGGTTTTGAAACCCTTTTAGTCGTTGAGGTTGGTAATTTCCAATCGCTTTTTTCAGGTTTTTGGATGACTTCTTCTGCAATGGTATTCCATGCCTTACATGAGGTACATTGTCCTTGCCATTTGGCATATTGACTGCCACAATTCTGACAAAAAAAGGTTGTTTTTACTTTAGCCATGTTCACTATTCGATCCCGATAGCTATCGGGAGGGAATCTATTTTTTAGATTTTGAACAGCTAAATTAAAACAATTTTAGTTGATGTCCTTAAACCAACTCACAATCGCTAAAATTTTTAGTGTCGCCAATTTTGAAGGCCAATTAGAAAACAACTGTTGTTTTGTTTTTATGAATAAGGCTTCAAAAAAATAATCCGTAGATAGTATATGTCTTTTATTCCTCTTCATTATCCTCCTCCTCTTCTAATTCTTCTATTTCCTCATCATCTACATCGACTAAAGCTAAAGTCAGCTCTTCAATTTTTGAAGCGATATAGTCTCTATCAATATTAAGTGCATCATTTAATGCTAATGCTTCTTCGTATAGTTTCTTTGCTTTTTTTGTTTTCCCTAGTTGTTCTGCTGATTGGGCTAAATAGAATGTGCCAAGTAGCGTTTCTGGATGAATTTTATTAGCAAGTTTCCCTAATTTATATAAAGATTTAAAATCTTCACGCTGTTCTGCAACTTTCGCAACTTTCTCTAATTCCTCTTCACTTATTTCTTGTGTAATACCAAATAATTTCTCGATTCTGTTATATCGATCTGTTAAAAATTGATCTAAAGTACCTTCGTAAGGCAATACCTTTTCTTCAAGTTCTTTCTCTCTTAACGGATTATAGATATTGAAAATCTTATCAAAGGATCTGGAAATCGCACCAGTAACTAATGTGTAATGTGTTTCATTTTTGAAATCGTCAAAATAATACGTGACATTCTGATTTGTAACTTCAGAAATTAAAGCGTTGGTGGAAAGGATATTTTCCCGTATTTCTGGAATATCCTTGTCCGATGTTGCCAAATAATAAAAAATATCGTCGTTATAGAGTGCTAAACGTTTTGAAACAAAGTTCTTTAGCGAACCAACAAAATCTGGACTGATGCATACATAGGCTTGAAATGCCAGGTCTTCCTTAAACACATAAGAATTAATAAAATTACCCATGATATCATGGCCAACAGCTACTCTAAATTTACTGGTGTTATATTCCTTGTCTATATAAGGTAATAATTCATCTGAAACAAAATCGTGAAATCGAAGTCCGGATTCTGTCGGTAATCCTGTAGTGGGATCGTAGTAACTATCGTAAAATCGATTCTCACCTTGCATAATGCCAACCACAATAGAGCTAGGCATATCATCAAAATAGGTTTGAAAATCTACCTGACCTGCTACAGGTTCAAATAAATAATCGCCGTCAAATACAATGATTACAGGATACTTTTTATCTCCTTTTGGGTCGTAGTCTTTGGGTAGCTTAATTTTTAACTGACGTTCTGAACTAAGGCGTGCCGAAGAGATCTCTTTATAGGACACTTGTGCAAACGAAAATGCATAAATAGAACAAGCAAGAACTACTAAAATAGTTTTTCTCATAACAAAGTAGGTTTAGTTTTGGGATTCCAAACATACTACTTTATCGGCAAATTGTCAATTTTTTTCGTTGAAATGCATTTAGTCGTTAATTGCTTCTTGCGTATCATACATTTTTTCGAGTATAATTTCCTTATCTACAAATTGCGAGGGCTGTAAAAGTAAGCCGCCTTTATATTGTACTAAGGCTTTTTTAAGATTGCCTATTTTTTCATAATACATCCCTAAATAATAAGCACTTAACATAGAGTCTGGAAATTTCTTCTTAACTAATTTTGCGAGATCCTCTAAAGAATCCAGATCATCTTTTTTGTCACTGGCTGCTGCAATAGCTCTTATATCGTTTTCAATCAATTCTTTTTCAAAACCATAGAAATACTCGATGTCTTCATACTTTTTTGTGAGATATTCGTACGGAGAACCTTCATAGGTCAATACTTTTTCCTTATATTCTTTAGCGTTGATAGGCTTAAATAGACTAAAGATCTCATTTAAAGCTTTTGGAATTCCTCTTCCGACCAATCCATAATGATTGGTGTCTTCAAAATCATCATACTTGTAAAACAATTTTTCGTTTTCTATGGTCGAAATAATAGAATCTGCTTGTATAGTTGATGCTCTTAAATCTTTTATATCGGCATCTGCAGTCGCCATGTAGTAAAACGTTTCCTGTTTCAAAATTGACAAACGTTGCTGTAATCTATTGATCATTTCTGGCGCAAACTCTGGACTGAACGCGACATAAGCCCTAAAAAGTGGCTCATCTTTAAAGAGGTAATAATTAATATAATTAGCACTTAAATCGTGCCCAAAAATGATTCTGAAATTCGAGGCTTTATAGTTGTCTTCTATATATGGTAATAATTCGGCAGCTAAGAATTCATAGAATGATGCACCTGTTCCTATAGGAAAATAGGTGTCTTCATGGTAATAAAAGTCATCAGTTCTCGTATCGCCTTGGTTGATACCTACTACAATGCAATCTGGTATATCTTCCCAATAGGATTGGTAATCGATGTTTCCTGCAATAGGTTCAAATAAATAATCGCCATCTAAAACAACGATTAAGGGATAGGTTCGTTTTTCTTCAGGATTATAATTTCTTGGTAATTGAATTTTCAATTCGCGCTTTTCTCCTAGCTTTTCAGAATCAATGGTTTTATAGATTGCTTGCGCCTGAATGTTTATGGCGAAAAAAAGACTTAATAATAGTAGGTAAAAATTCTTCATATTAGTTGTGCTAAAATAGTATAGCAAGTTAAAAAATTTTTCTAAACTGTTGTTTTCTTTCTGTTATAAATAGGTAAGTATAATAAAGATAAACCACCTAGTACTATGATCACTAAAGTTTGGGTGGACCACATGATCCAACCAAAAGCTCTACTTGGGTCATCAGCCATACCAAATAACGAAAAAGCAATCACAATAGCTTCGGGAAACGAACCAATGCCTCCATTTGTGGCAGCAATGCTAAAGCTGGCCAATATAAATCCAATTAAAACCGCTGCAATTGAAATATCTTTTAATTCTGGCAGGGCAAAGGTGGTCACATAAAACATGAGCACATACATTATCCAAATAAAAAAGGTATGACCAATAAAAGCCCATTTCTTTTTCATTTTAAAAATACTGAGTGCACCTTCAATTAATCCTGTTACAAATCCTTTCACTTTTAAGGCGAACTTAGAACTGCTTTTTTTAATAAAGATGAATAGCGCCAATGCTCCCAGTAACAAAACGGTAATACCTAATAATAAGGATGAAGGATTAAATTTTTCAGCAAAAAAAGTATAAATGAATTCAAATTCCAAAAAGAAAGCCATCGCAACAATTGAGAGTAGCATTATGGTATCTGCAACACGTTCGGCAACTATGGTACCAAACCCTTTATCAAACGGAATGCCTTCATAATTGGTTAAAATAGAAGCCCTCGCAATTTCTCCAGCTCTTGGGATGGTGAAATTAATAAGATAAGCGGAGTACACAGCCATAAAACTGTTGGCAAACTTAGGTTTAAAACCTAATGGTTCTGCCATGTACAACCAACGATATGCTCTAGATGCATGACTGAGAATGCCTAAAATAACCCCAAGAATTATCCAACTATAATCCGCATCTTTAAAATACTGGACTAATATAGGAATGGAAATTTTTGATAGCGAATACCATACCAGTCCTACTCCTAAGAGTAAAGGTAACACAACTTTTAGGATGGATTTAGGTTTGTTCACCTGCTTATTTAAGAAGGTTAGTGGCTTCGTCTGGAAAGACTAAAGAGGGCTTGAATACTTTAGCTTCTTCTATATCCATAATAGCATAAGTAATAAGGATTAAAGTATCACCAACGGCAACTTTTCTTGCCGCTGCACCATTTAGAGTAATTTCTCCGCTTTTTCTAGGGCCAGGAATACAATAGGTTTCTAAACGCTCGCCATTGTTATTATTTACAATCTGAACTTTTTCGCCTTGGATAATATTAGCAGCATCCATTAAATCCTCATCAATAGTTATACTACCAATATAATTTAGTGCTGCTCCTGTAACTTTTACTCGGTGAATTTTTGATTTTACAACTTGTATTTGCATGCCACAAAGATAATTAATTTAGAGCGATATTATCGATAAGTCTTATATCGCCAGCATATACAGCTATGAATGCTCTATAGGCTTTTTTTTCCCGATAGCTATCGGAAGATTTTCGTTTTACTGGTTTTAAGGTTTTTACATCTGCAATTAGAAAATACTCAAGCTCTAAAAGTGGTTCGTTCTTAAATTGCTCAATAACCCATTCCGTAACCTTTGTAGCACTTTTTGTGCCAAACTTTTCTTTGGCAGTCTGTAAAGTTTTATAAATAACAGGTGCCGCTTCTCTGTGTTTGGGAGTTAGTCTTGCATTTCTAGAGCTCATTGCTAAGCCATCATCTGCTCTATGAATTGGGCAACCAACTATTTTTACAGGCAAATGGTGTAGTTCTACTAGTTTTCTTATAATTTGTAATTGCTGAAAATCCTTCTCACCAAAATAAGCAGTATCAGGTGTGACAATTTCGAACAACCGCTTTATAATAGTACCCACACCATCAAAATGGCCAGGTCTGAAAGCGCCTTCCATCTCGTGTTCTAAACCATCAAACGTAAAGGATTGTGATTGAATGTTGTCACCGTAAATATCCTTATCAGTCGGAGCGTATACAATAATTCTATCGTGACTTATCGTTTTTAATAATGCCATATCCGCATCTAGTGTTCTTGGGTATTTGACCAAGTCCTCCTTATTATCGAACTGTGTCGGGTTTACAAAAATGCTAACAACCACAATATCATTTTCACCTAGACCTTGGTTGACCAATGCTAAATGCCCATGGTGCAATGCGCCCATAGTAGGTACAAACCCAATGGAAGTACCATTGTCTTTTAATGAACTAATATAAGTGGACAGTTGGGCTTTATTCTCGAAGTTTTTCAATGCTGTAACAAAAGTTTAACGCATGCAAACATAATATAATACTAGCAATCTGCACAAATTTTTGTAATTTTGCATGTTTTTTACTATTAATTTCAAAAGCAGCAGATTTATGAAAGATAAACGAATATTGTATGTGTCCTCGGAAGTAGTTCCATATTTACCTGAAACGGAAATTTCTTCAATGTCATTTGAAGCGCCAAGAATGGTAAACAAACAAGGAGGTCAGATACGGATATTTATGCCGCGCTTCGGAAATATTAATGAGAGAAGACATCAACTTCACGAAGTCATTCGACTTTCAGGTATCAATTTGGTCATTAACGATTTAGATATGCCTTTGATTATAAAGGTGGCTTCAATTCCAAAAGAACGTATTCAGGTTTATTTTATAGATAACGAAGAATATTTTAAAAGAAAAGCCACTTTAACTGACGAAAACGGAAAATTATTTGCTGATAATGACGAGCGTGCCATTTTCTTTGCAAAAGGTGTTATAGAAACAGTTAAAAAGTTGAATTGGGCTCCAGATATCATTCACGTTAATGGCTGGTTGGCTTCATTATTGCCATTGTACTTGAAAGAATTTTATAAAACAGAACCATTGTTTACTGAAAGTAAAATAGTGACTTCTGTATACAATCAAACCTTTGAAGGAACGTTAGATAAAGACATGCTCTCTAAAGTGAGTTTTGATGGTATCAATGCTGAAGCA encodes:
- the radA gene encoding DNA repair protein RadA; translated protein: MAKVKTTFFCQNCGSQYAKWQGQCTSCKAWNTIAEEVIQKPEKSDWKLPTSTTKRVSKPLLINEIDTSQEARLNMQDAEFNRVLGGGMVNGSLTLLGGEPGIGKSTLLLQIALKLEYKTLYVSGEESQKQIKMRAERINPSSSNCYILTETKTQNIFKQIEALEPDIVVIDSIQTLHSDYIESSAGSISQIKECTTELIKFAKETATPVLLIGHITKDGHIAGPKILEHMVDTVLQFEGDRNHVFRILRANKNRFGSTNELGIYEMQGSGLREVSNPSEILISEKDGELSGNAIAATLEGLRPLMIEVQALVSTAVYGTPQRSATGFNAKRLNMLLAVLEKRAGFRLGAKDVFLNITGGITVDDPAIDLAVVASILSSNEDVALPSDYCFAAEVGLSGEIRPVQRVEQRILEAEKLGFSSIFVSKYNKIALKNTVIKVQLISKIEDLVGFLV
- a CDS encoding alpha/beta hydrolase-fold protein produces the protein MRKTILVVLACSIYAFSFAQVSYKEISSARLSSERQLKIKLPKDYDPKGDKKYPVIIVFDGDYLFEPVAGQVDFQTYFDDMPSSIVVGIMQGENRFYDSYYDPTTGLPTESGLRFHDFVSDELLPYIDKEYNTSKFRVAVGHDIMGNFINSYVFKEDLAFQAYVCISPDFVGSLKNFVSKRLALYNDDIFYYLATSDKDIPEIRENILSTNALISEVTNQNVTYYFDDFKNETHYTLVTGAISRSFDKIFNIYNPLREKELEEKVLPYEGTLDQFLTDRYNRIEKLFGITQEISEEELEKVAKVAEQREDFKSLYKLGKLANKIHPETLLGTFYLAQSAEQLGKTKKAKKLYEEALALNDALNIDRDYIASKIEELTLALVDVDDEEIEELEEEEDNEEE
- a CDS encoding alpha/beta hydrolase, with translation MKNFYLLLLSLFFAINIQAQAIYKTIDSEKLGEKRELKIQLPRNYNPEEKRTYPLIVVLDGDYLFEPIAGNIDYQSYWEDIPDCIVVGINQGDTRTDDFYYHEDTYFPIGTGASFYEFLAAELLPYIEDNYKASNFRIIFGHDLSANYINYYLFKDEPLFRAYVAFSPEFAPEMINRLQQRLSILKQETFYYMATADADIKDLRASTIQADSIISTIENEKLFYKYDDFEDTNHYGLVGRGIPKALNEIFSLFKPINAKEYKEKVLTYEGSPYEYLTKKYEDIEYFYGFEKELIENDIRAIAAASDKKDDLDSLEDLAKLVKKKFPDSMLSAYYLGMYYEKIGNLKKALVQYKGGLLLQPSQFVDKEIILEKMYDTQEAIND
- a CDS encoding lysylphosphatidylglycerol synthase transmembrane domain-containing protein, which produces MNKPKSILKVVLPLLLGVGLVWYSLSKISIPILVQYFKDADYSWIILGVILGILSHASRAYRWLYMAEPLGFKPKFANSFMAVYSAYLINFTIPRAGEIARASILTNYEGIPFDKGFGTIVAERVADTIMLLSIVAMAFFLEFEFIYTFFAEKFNPSSLLLGITVLLLGALALFIFIKKSSSKFALKVKGFVTGLIEGALSIFKMKKKWAFIGHTFFIWIMYVLMFYVTTFALPELKDISIAAVLIGFILASFSIAATNGGIGSFPEAIVIAFSLFGMADDPSRAFGWIMWSTQTLVIIVLGGLSLLYLPIYNRKKTTV
- the panD gene encoding aspartate 1-decarboxylase, with the protein product MQIQVVKSKIHRVKVTGAALNYIGSITIDEDLMDAANIIQGEKVQIVNNNNGERLETYCIPGPRKSGEITLNGAAARKVAVGDTLILITYAIMDIEEAKVFKPSLVFPDEATNLLK
- the panC gene encoding pantoate--beta-alanine ligase, which gives rise to MKNFENKAQLSTYISSLKDNGTSIGFVPTMGALHHGHLALVNQGLGENDIVVVSIFVNPTQFDNKEDLVKYPRTLDADMALLKTISHDRIIVYAPTDKDIYGDNIQSQSFTFDGLEHEMEGAFRPGHFDGVGTIIKRLFEIVTPDTAYFGEKDFQQLQIIRKLVELHHLPVKIVGCPIHRADDGLAMSSRNARLTPKHREAAPVIYKTLQTAKEKFGTKSATKVTEWVIEQFKNEPLLELEYFLIADVKTLKPVKRKSSDSYREKKAYRAFIAVYAGDIRLIDNIALN
- a CDS encoding glycogen/starch synthase, with protein sequence MKDKRILYVSSEVVPYLPETEISSMSFEAPRMVNKQGGQIRIFMPRFGNINERRHQLHEVIRLSGINLVINDLDMPLIIKVASIPKERIQVYFIDNEEYFKRKATLTDENGKLFADNDERAIFFAKGVIETVKKLNWAPDIIHVNGWLASLLPLYLKEFYKTEPLFTESKIVTSVYNQTFEGTLDKDMLSKVSFDGINAEATKPLEQPDYINLMKIAIDNSDAVIRGSEELPKELDTYISNLAKPVLDYHSIEEFADPYTDFYTNTVLNS